Proteins from a genomic interval of Clostridium sp. AN503:
- the fabG gene encoding 3-oxoacyl-ACP reductase FabG → MAKKVVLVTGASRGIGKAIAVKFAKKGYHVVINCAHREQELLQTKKEIEGYQTTCTAVLGDMGDMAACGQLFKTIQKQYGTLDVLVNNAGIDYIGLLQDMSCEDWDRILRTNLTSVFNCCKLAIPMMLAGGGGKIVNISSVWGNVGASCEVAYSATKGGINAFTRALAKELAPSNIQVNAVACGAIDTEMNQWMEEEELIRLVDSIPAGRLGRAEEIADFVYHLGYKGSYLTGQVIGMDGGWI, encoded by the coding sequence ATGGCTAAAAAAGTAGTGCTTGTAACTGGAGCTTCCCGTGGGATCGGAAAAGCCATCGCTGTGAAATTTGCAAAAAAAGGATATCATGTGGTGATCAACTGTGCCCACAGGGAGCAGGAATTGCTCCAGACGAAGAAAGAAATCGAAGGCTACCAGACAACCTGCACCGCAGTTTTGGGCGACATGGGAGACATGGCCGCATGCGGGCAGCTGTTCAAGACCATCCAGAAACAATACGGTACCCTGGATGTCCTGGTAAACAACGCAGGAATCGATTATATTGGCCTTTTGCAGGATATGAGCTGTGAGGACTGGGACCGCATCCTGCGCACCAACTTAACCTCCGTGTTCAACTGCTGCAAACTGGCGATTCCCATGATGCTTGCGGGCGGAGGGGGGAAGATCGTAAACATTTCTTCCGTATGGGGGAATGTGGGCGCATCCTGCGAAGTAGCCTACTCCGCCACCAAAGGCGGTATCAACGCGTTTACCCGCGCCCTTGCCAAGGAACTGGCTCCCAGCAATATCCAGGTCAACGCCGTGGCCTGCGGAGCCATCGATACGGAGATGAACCAGTGGATGGAGGAAGAAGAGCTGATCCGCCTGGTGGACAGTATCCCGGCCGGCAGACTTGGACGGGCGGAGGAGATCGCCGATTTTGTTTACCATCTGGGCTACAAAGGCAGCTACCTGACCGGTCAGGTGATCGGGATGGACGGCGGCTGGATCTGA
- a CDS encoding FAD-dependent oxidoreductase translates to MEKQYDLVIIGSGPAGLAAAIYAQRAKLDTLVIEKEMMSGGQVLTTYEVDNYPGLPGIGGFDLGEKFRQHAEQLQTEFAEDEIHRIELEAAGAGTGGSDEKAGAGSRDADGELQAAELHATELQAVAPKEGSSVWKKIVGAKDTYLAKSVIIATGATHRKLGVPGEERLAGMGVSYCATCDGAFFRKKVTAVIGGGDVAIEDAIFLARMCEHVYLIHRRDELRGAKSLQESLFALDNVTVLWDSVVEEIQGEEKVSALAVKNVKTGERSTLPVNGVFIAVGITPNSAPYEGLVDMDHGYIKADETGATSIPGIYAVGDVRTKQLRQIVTAVADGANAVTSAERYLTEY, encoded by the coding sequence ATGGAAAAACAGTATGATCTGGTTATTATCGGTTCAGGCCCGGCAGGACTGGCAGCCGCGATCTATGCCCAGAGGGCAAAGCTTGATACCCTTGTGATAGAGAAAGAGATGATGAGCGGAGGACAGGTGCTCACCACCTATGAAGTGGATAATTATCCGGGGCTTCCGGGCATAGGAGGATTTGATCTGGGGGAGAAGTTCCGCCAGCACGCAGAGCAGCTCCAGACAGAATTTGCTGAGGATGAGATACACCGGATCGAGCTGGAGGCAGCTGGAGCCGGAACTGGAGGCAGTGACGAAAAAGCCGGAGCGGGGAGCCGGGATGCGGACGGCGAGCTGCAGGCGGCAGAGCTCCATGCGACGGAGCTGCAGGCTGTGGCGCCGAAAGAGGGCAGCAGTGTTTGGAAAAAGATTGTCGGTGCAAAGGATACTTACCTGGCAAAAAGTGTGATCATTGCTACGGGAGCTACCCACAGAAAGCTGGGCGTGCCCGGCGAGGAGAGGCTGGCCGGCATGGGCGTCAGTTACTGCGCGACCTGTGACGGCGCGTTTTTCCGGAAAAAGGTGACCGCTGTGATAGGCGGCGGGGATGTGGCGATCGAGGATGCGATCTTCCTGGCAAGGATGTGCGAGCATGTGTATCTGATCCACCGCAGGGATGAGCTGCGCGGGGCAAAGTCCCTGCAGGAGAGCCTGTTTGCCCTGGACAATGTGACTGTGCTCTGGGACAGCGTGGTGGAGGAGATTCAGGGGGAAGAGAAGGTGAGCGCCCTGGCAGTGAAGAATGTGAAGACCGGGGAGAGATCCACACTTCCGGTAAACGGCGTATTCATTGCAGTGGGGATCACGCCCAACAGCGCGCCTTATGAGGGCCTGGTGGATATGGACCACGGTTATATCAAGGCAGATGAGACCGGAGCGACCAGCATTCCCGGTATCTATGCGGTGGGAGATGTACGCACGAAGCAGCTCCGGCAGATTGTGACCGCCGTGGCGGATGGGGCCAACGCAGTGACCAGTGCGGAACGTTACCTGACAGAGTATTAA
- a CDS encoding NlpC/P60 family protein — translation MRKILKVLAAGCLCTAFAGNITAYAAVEKSVHEVTLVTAQADYANIAVSQVTDYVNIREQATTSSKIVGKIYNNCAATILETVEGEGGTWYRIQSGTVNGFIKAQYFITGEAAEKLAQSIGREFVTVNADNLRLRSEPNLTSETLTLLSQGARYVVQGEDGDFFKVEVDADLIGYIAQSYCKTEVEFDQAVSLEEERQKLEEESQRKRAADTAIAALEQVKRVEANREASAGAAPAPVNTEELIIAANPVQSNNPQSASAPTTAAASKPAATPAGGPGGSGNNSSGNGSSTVSEGPGSAAVVSATRTAIVAYAKQFLGNPYVYGGTSLTNGADCSGFTQGVFAHFGITTGRSSRDQADKGREIAVADVQPGDLLFYASGDYINHVAIYIGGGQIIHSSTPTTGITITKYNYRTPCKAVTFLD, via the coding sequence ATGAGGAAGATTTTAAAAGTACTGGCAGCTGGCTGCCTTTGTACTGCCTTCGCAGGCAATATCACGGCGTATGCGGCGGTGGAAAAGTCGGTTCATGAAGTGACCCTGGTGACTGCTCAGGCGGACTATGCCAATATAGCAGTTTCCCAGGTGACAGATTATGTGAATATCCGGGAGCAGGCAACCACCAGCAGCAAGATTGTCGGAAAGATTTACAACAACTGTGCAGCCACGATCCTGGAGACCGTGGAGGGAGAAGGCGGGACCTGGTACCGGATACAGTCCGGTACAGTCAACGGCTTCATCAAGGCGCAGTATTTTATAACCGGGGAAGCCGCGGAGAAGCTGGCCCAGTCTATCGGGCGGGAGTTTGTGACCGTCAATGCGGACAACCTTCGTCTGCGGTCAGAACCGAACCTGACCAGCGAGACATTGACCCTGCTTTCCCAGGGCGCGCGGTATGTGGTACAGGGGGAGGACGGCGACTTTTTTAAGGTGGAAGTTGATGCGGACTTGATCGGTTACATTGCCCAGTCCTACTGTAAAACTGAGGTGGAATTTGACCAGGCAGTATCACTGGAGGAGGAGCGGCAGAAGCTGGAGGAAGAATCCCAGAGAAAGCGGGCTGCGGATACGGCGATCGCGGCGCTTGAGCAGGTGAAGCGCGTGGAGGCGAACCGGGAGGCGTCGGCTGGGGCAGCGCCGGCCCCTGTGAACACAGAGGAGTTGATCATCGCAGCCAATCCGGTCCAGAGCAATAACCCCCAGAGCGCATCTGCGCCGACTACGGCAGCAGCATCCAAACCGGCAGCGACTCCGGCAGGAGGTCCGGGCGGAAGCGGTAATAACAGTAGCGGCAATGGCAGCAGTACGGTTTCGGAAGGGCCGGGTTCTGCGGCGGTGGTATCCGCTACCAGGACCGCGATTGTGGCTTACGCCAAGCAGTTCCTTGGCAATCCTTACGTATATGGAGGTACCAGCCTGACAAACGGAGCGGACTGTTCCGGATTTACACAGGGCGTATTTGCGCATTTTGGAATTACCACAGGGCGCAGCTCACGGGATCAGGCGGATAAGGGACGGGAGATCGCGGTGGCGGATGTGCAGCCGGGAGATCTGCTGTTCTATGCCAGCGGGGATTATATCAACCATGTGGCAATATACATAGGCGGCGGGCAGATCATTCATTCCAGCACCCCGACCACAGGTATCACCATTACCAAATATAATTACCGTACTCCGTGCAAAGCCGTGACATTCCTGGATTAG
- a CDS encoding acyltransferase family protein codes for MEKKQQFYGLDILKFVMAVLVAARHMIQVFYAGDSRWRLLVGSWLSNLAVPVFFIIAGFLLFRKVPEPLTARRYMRTAGGAGGRGGTDAAAGEIQSGTDAVSSAAVNAVKELRRSGRNTVFVYCWRILKLYLLWCVLYWPIDIYNWYHGVESVREFVIHYIRSFFFSSTIAQLWYLPALIVACLIVWTCYRCGMRIWQILAVTGILFVMGCIGDNWYFTQYLPQSWQQLIYAYGQHFMTMRNGVFYGSFYVCLGLLFAKKSWKLPLWMAAAGSLVFVYAAYREVRHCQNINMVFMAAPAACCLVETALLLRLKDRKLYPRLRAMSEWVYLSHFYFFYVFSWTAPWNPVPLTERNIALFIFVPMVLFAWCMACLSEQERFRWIRRLI; via the coding sequence ATGGAGAAAAAACAACAATTTTACGGCTTGGATATCCTGAAATTCGTCATGGCGGTCCTGGTAGCGGCACGCCATATGATCCAGGTGTTCTACGCTGGTGACAGCCGGTGGCGGCTGCTTGTAGGGTCCTGGCTGTCCAATCTGGCAGTGCCGGTGTTTTTCATTATCGCAGGTTTTCTGCTGTTTCGGAAAGTGCCGGAGCCGTTGACTGCGCGTCGCTATATGCGGACGGCAGGCGGCGCCGGGGGGAGAGGCGGCACGGATGCCGCGGCCGGAGAAATACAAAGCGGCACGGACGCTGTCAGCAGTGCAGCAGTAAATGCTGTTAAGGAACTGCGCCGGTCCGGAAGAAATACGGTCTTTGTCTATTGCTGGCGGATCTTAAAGCTGTACCTGCTCTGGTGCGTGCTATACTGGCCCATCGATATCTACAACTGGTATCACGGAGTGGAGAGTGTGCGTGAATTTGTGATCCACTATATCAGATCCTTTTTCTTTTCCAGCACTATCGCCCAGCTGTGGTATCTGCCGGCGCTGATCGTGGCCTGCCTGATCGTGTGGACATGTTACCGGTGCGGGATGCGCATCTGGCAGATCCTGGCAGTGACTGGGATCCTGTTTGTGATGGGATGTATCGGGGATAACTGGTATTTCACCCAGTATCTGCCCCAGAGCTGGCAGCAGCTGATCTACGCATACGGGCAGCATTTTATGACCATGAGAAACGGCGTGTTCTACGGAAGCTTCTATGTCTGCCTGGGCCTGCTGTTTGCAAAAAAGAGCTGGAAGCTTCCGCTGTGGATGGCTGCGGCGGGGAGCCTGGTGTTTGTATATGCGGCGTACCGGGAGGTGCGGCACTGCCAGAATATCAATATGGTGTTCATGGCTGCGCCTGCGGCCTGCTGTCTGGTGGAGACGGCTCTTTTGCTGCGGTTGAAAGACAGGAAACTGTATCCCCGGCTGCGGGCTATGAGCGAGTGGGTTTACCTGTCACATTTCTACTTCTTTTACGTATTTTCCTGGACGGCGCCATGGAATCCGGTTCCGCTGACAGAGCGGAATATCGCGCTCTTTATCTTTGTGCCGATGGTGCTGTTTGCGTGGTGCATGGCCTGTCTGTCAGAGCAGGAGCGGTTTCGGTGGATACGCAGGCTGATTTAA
- a CDS encoding alkyl/aryl-sulfatase, producing MVYEGEEKLKKQAESGFPKGITKICDNVYFALGYGGSTCTLVIGENSCVLVDTLNGVAPARAAKEEFEKITDKPIRTIVYTHYFHFDHTSGAKVFAEEGTRIIGRKPTYPQFGRTGMIKDICGVRGARQFGVGLTPEEAICVGIGPRNEINGEKGSLPCNEFFEEEKLELDIDGIKMVLVAAPGETDDQIFIWFPQYKVLCCGDNYYESWPNLYAIRGGQYRDISGWIDSLDKMREYGAEYLLPGHTRAVIGSAAVETTLKNYRDALEYVLVETLRGMNEGLTPDELVETVRLPEELANLPYLQEYYGTVEWSVRSVYTGYLGWFDGNPTKLGHMPVRDRAEKTVAMMGGAQAVLAEAKAALKRGDAQWSAELCDLLLDSGNGEAAGLKADALTELGRRQTSANARHYYLACAKQLRGEGEVLKLNGAMQDVGKKQRDNG from the coding sequence ATGGTTTACGAGGGTGAGGAGAAGTTAAAGAAGCAGGCGGAGAGTGGTTTTCCGAAAGGGATCACGAAGATCTGTGACAATGTGTATTTTGCGCTTGGGTATGGCGGGAGTACCTGTACGTTGGTGATAGGGGAGAATTCCTGTGTGCTTGTGGATACGCTTAATGGCGTAGCGCCCGCAAGGGCTGCGAAGGAGGAGTTTGAGAAGATTACGGATAAGCCGATCCGGACGATCGTCTATACTCATTACTTCCATTTTGACCACACTTCGGGAGCAAAAGTATTTGCGGAGGAGGGGACAAGGATCATTGGGCGGAAACCGACATATCCCCAGTTTGGACGGACTGGCATGATCAAGGATATCTGCGGAGTGCGCGGAGCCAGGCAGTTTGGTGTGGGACTGACACCGGAGGAGGCGATCTGTGTCGGCATTGGTCCGAGAAATGAGATCAACGGGGAAAAGGGAAGCCTGCCATGCAATGAATTTTTTGAGGAAGAGAAGCTGGAGTTGGACATCGACGGGATCAAGATGGTTCTTGTGGCGGCTCCGGGCGAGACGGATGACCAGATTTTTATCTGGTTCCCACAGTATAAGGTACTGTGCTGCGGCGACAATTACTATGAATCCTGGCCGAACCTCTATGCGATCCGCGGAGGGCAGTACCGGGATATCAGCGGTTGGATCGATTCTCTGGATAAGATGAGAGAGTACGGGGCGGAGTACCTGCTTCCAGGGCATACCAGAGCCGTGATTGGAAGTGCGGCGGTGGAGACTACCCTGAAAAACTACCGGGATGCATTGGAATACGTGTTGGTGGAGACCCTGCGCGGGATGAATGAGGGACTTACACCGGATGAACTGGTGGAAACGGTGCGGTTGCCGGAGGAGCTTGCGAACCTTCCTTATCTGCAGGAATATTACGGGACCGTGGAATGGTCGGTCCGTTCTGTCTATACCGGATATTTGGGCTGGTTTGACGGGAATCCGACGAAGCTGGGGCATATGCCGGTCAGAGACCGCGCAGAAAAGACGGTTGCCATGATGGGCGGTGCACAGGCAGTGCTGGCTGAAGCAAAGGCCGCCCTGAAACGGGGAGATGCCCAGTGGTCGGCAGAACTCTGCGACCTTTTGCTTGACAGTGGGAATGGAGAGGCCGCAGGTCTTAAGGCGGATGCCCTGACAGAACTCGGAAGAAGGCAGACAAGCGCCAATGCCCGTCATTACTATCTGGCCTGTGCCAAACAGCTGAGAGGAGAGGGCGAGGTGCTGAAGCTGAATGGTGCTATGCAGGATGTAGGCAAAAAACAGAGGGATAATGGATGA
- a CDS encoding MarR family winged helix-turn-helix transcriptional regulator codes for MIDNTFTLISRIDGEIRRFIMDQLAAEGITDIVPSHGTIIVELMKHGRLSMNELARHIDRTPQTVTCLVKKLVKEGYVETGKGTEDSRVTMAGLTEKGRTLAAILCRISEQIYQIQYSGIAKGDIRILRSSLMQMYENFSEREDAKEGRRA; via the coding sequence ATGATTGATAACACGTTTACGTTGATCAGCCGTATAGATGGCGAGATACGGCGTTTCATTATGGACCAGCTTGCTGCGGAGGGAATCACCGATATTGTACCCTCCCATGGAACCATCATTGTGGAGCTGATGAAGCATGGACGGCTTTCCATGAATGAGCTGGCTCGCCATATTGACAGGACGCCTCAGACGGTCACCTGTCTGGTGAAGAAGCTCGTAAAGGAAGGGTATGTGGAAACGGGGAAGGGAACAGAGGACAGCCGGGTGACCATGGCCGGCCTTACAGAAAAGGGGAGGACCCTGGCGGCGATCCTGTGCAGGATCTCGGAACAGATCTACCAGATTCAGTATAGCGGGATTGCCAAGGGGGATATCCGTATCCTGCGAAGCTCCCTCATGCAGATGTACGAGAATTTTTCAGAGAGGGAAGATGCAAAAGAGGGGCGCAGGGCATAA
- the raiA gene encoding ribosome-associated translation inhibitor RaiA, giving the protein MRYTITGRNIDVTPGLRAAIEEKIGKLDRYFNPDTEVIVTLSVQKDRQKIEVTIPLKGRTIRAEESSSDMYVSLDLVEEIIERQMKKYKNKLIDKKQSAQAFSSLFLNEEYESDDEIKIVKLKKFAVKPMDPEEACVQMELLGHSFYVFLNAETEEVNVVYKRKNGTYGLIEPEF; this is encoded by the coding sequence ATGCGTTATACTATTACAGGAAGAAACATCGATGTGACTCCGGGGCTTCGGGCCGCGATCGAGGAAAAGATTGGAAAGCTGGACCGTTACTTCAACCCGGATACAGAAGTTATCGTAACTCTCAGCGTACAGAAGGACAGACAGAAAATCGAGGTAACCATCCCGCTTAAGGGCCGTACCATCCGCGCGGAGGAATCCAGCAGTGACATGTACGTATCCCTTGACCTGGTTGAGGAGATCATCGAACGTCAGATGAAGAAATATAAAAATAAACTCATTGACAAAAAGCAGTCCGCCCAGGCATTCTCCTCCCTGTTCCTCAACGAGGAGTATGAGAGCGACGACGAGATCAAGATCGTCAAGCTCAAAAAGTTCGCAGTGAAGCCCATGGATCCCGAGGAGGCCTGCGTTCAGATGGAACTCTTGGGACACAGCTTCTACGTATTCTTAAACGCAGAGACCGAGGAAGTCAATGTGGTTTACAAGAGGAAAAACGGCACCTACGGCCTGATCGAGCCGGAGTTCTAA
- the secA gene encoding preprotein translocase subunit SecA, with product MNFIEKVFGTHSERELKMIYPIVEKIEALRPEMLEKTDEELRDHTRIFKERLANGETLDDILPEAFATVREAARRTLNMEHYPVQLIGGIVLHQGRIAEMKTGEGKTLVSTAPAYLNALSGKGVHIVTVNDYLAKRDAEWMGRVHEFLGLTVGVVLNSMTPEERKVAYNCDITYVTNNELGFDYLRDNMAIYKEQMVLRELDYAIIDEVDSVLIDEARTPLIISGQSGKSTKLYEVCDMLAHQLEKGEASGEFTKMNAIMGEDIVETGDFVVNEKDKVVNLTEDGVRKVEEFFHIENLADPENLEIQHNIILALRANNLMFRDKDYVVKDDEVLIVDEFTGRIMPGRRYSDGLHQAIEAKEHVNVRRESKTLATITFQNFFNKFRKKAGMTGTALTEEKEFRNTYGMDAIAIPTNRPVARIDHEDAVYKTKREKFNAVVDEVIAAHEKGQPVLVGTITIETSEMLSKMLHKRGIQHKVLNAKYHELEAEIVADAGVHGAVTIATNMAGRGTDIKLDEESRQAGGLKIIGTERHESRRIDNQLRGRSGRQGDPGESRFYISLEDDLMRLFGSERLMSMFEALGVPEGEQIEHKMLSNAIEKAQMKIENNNYGIRENLLKYDEVNNEQREIIYDERRKVLDGDNMRDLILKMITDIVENAVDLSISDEQIPEDWDLVELNSLLIPVVPLQPVSLENHPVSKKNELKHMLKEEAIKLYEAKEAEFPDSEQIREIERVILLKVIDNKWMNHIDDMDQLRQGIGLQAYGQRDPVVEYKMNAYEMFEAMTAAITEETVRILFHIRVEQKVEREPAAKVTGTNRDDSAVQAPKRRDVQKIYPNDPCPCGSGKKYKQCCGRKRI from the coding sequence ATGAATTTCATAGAAAAAGTATTTGGTACCCACAGCGAGCGGGAGCTGAAGATGATCTATCCGATTGTGGAAAAGATCGAAGCTTTGAGACCGGAGATGCTGGAGAAGACAGACGAGGAGCTGCGTGACCATACCCGCATCTTCAAAGAGCGTCTGGCAAATGGGGAGACTCTGGATGATATTCTGCCGGAGGCATTCGCCACAGTCAGGGAGGCGGCGAGAAGAACCCTGAATATGGAGCATTATCCCGTACAGCTCATCGGCGGCATCGTCCTGCATCAGGGACGTATTGCGGAGATGAAGACCGGTGAAGGTAAGACCCTGGTTTCCACAGCGCCTGCATATTTAAACGCGCTGTCGGGTAAAGGTGTGCACATCGTTACAGTCAATGACTATCTGGCAAAGCGTGACGCGGAGTGGATGGGGCGTGTCCATGAGTTCCTGGGCCTGACCGTGGGCGTGGTATTAAACTCCATGACGCCGGAGGAGCGCAAGGTTGCTTACAACTGCGATATCACCTATGTGACCAACAACGAGCTGGGATTTGACTACCTTCGCGACAACATGGCTATTTATAAGGAACAGATGGTTTTGCGTGAGCTGGATTATGCGATCATTGATGAGGTGGACTCGGTACTCATTGATGAGGCGAGGACTCCGCTTATCATTTCCGGACAGAGCGGCAAGTCCACCAAGCTTTACGAGGTCTGCGATATGCTGGCCCATCAGCTTGAGAAGGGCGAGGCTTCCGGCGAGTTCACCAAGATGAATGCCATCATGGGCGAGGATATCGTCGAGACCGGTGATTTCGTTGTCAATGAAAAGGATAAGGTTGTAAACTTAACGGAGGACGGCGTTCGGAAGGTGGAGGAATTCTTCCATATAGAGAACCTTGCCGATCCGGAGAACCTGGAGATCCAGCACAACATCATCCTGGCGCTGCGTGCCAACAACCTGATGTTCCGCGACAAGGATTATGTGGTCAAGGACGATGAGGTGCTGATCGTTGATGAGTTTACCGGACGTATCATGCCGGGCCGCCGTTATTCTGACGGACTGCACCAGGCGATCGAGGCCAAGGAGCATGTGAATGTAAGGCGTGAGAGCAAGACTCTGGCGACCATCACCTTCCAGAACTTCTTTAACAAGTTCCGCAAGAAAGCGGGTATGACTGGTACGGCGCTGACTGAGGAGAAAGAGTTTCGGAATACCTATGGGATGGATGCGATCGCGATCCCGACCAACCGTCCCGTAGCGCGTATTGACCATGAGGATGCGGTTTACAAGACCAAGAGAGAGAAGTTCAATGCGGTTGTGGACGAGGTGATCGCGGCCCATGAGAAGGGGCAGCCGGTGCTGGTAGGTACGATCACGATCGAGACCTCTGAGATGCTCAGCAAGATGCTTCATAAGCGCGGCATCCAGCACAAGGTCCTGAATGCGAAATACCATGAGCTGGAGGCTGAGATCGTAGCGGATGCCGGTGTTCACGGCGCGGTTACCATCGCCACCAACATGGCAGGCCGTGGTACAGATATCAAGTTGGACGAGGAATCCAGGCAGGCCGGCGGTCTGAAGATCATCGGTACGGAGCGTCACGAGTCACGGCGTATCGACAACCAGTTGCGCGGACGTTCCGGTCGTCAGGGAGATCCGGGTGAATCCCGTTTCTACATTTCCTTAGAGGATGATCTGATGCGTCTGTTTGGTTCCGAGCGGCTGATGAGCATGTTTGAGGCTCTGGGCGTGCCGGAAGGCGAGCAGATTGAGCACAAGATGCTGTCCAATGCCATCGAGAAGGCGCAGATGAAGATCGAGAACAACAACTACGGCATCCGTGAAAACCTGCTTAAGTATGACGAGGTCAACAACGAGCAGCGTGAGATCATCTACGATGAGCGCCGCAAGGTGCTGGATGGCGATAACATGCGTGATCTGATCCTAAAGATGATCACGGATATTGTGGAGAACGCGGTGGATTTATCCATTTCCGACGAGCAGATCCCGGAGGACTGGGATCTGGTGGAGTTAAACAGCCTGCTGATCCCGGTTGTTCCGCTTCAGCCGGTCTCACTTGAGAACCATCCGGTCAGCAAGAAGAATGAGCTTAAGCATATGCTGAAGGAAGAGGCTATCAAGCTCTATGAGGCGAAGGAGGCCGAGTTCCCGGATTCCGAGCAGATCCGTGAGATCGAGCGCGTGATCCTTCTGAAGGTGATCGACAATAAGTGGATGAACCATATCGATGATATGGACCAGCTGCGCCAGGGTATTGGCCTGCAGGCATACGGTCAGCGTGATCCGGTTGTTGAGTACAAGATGAATGCATATGAGATGTTTGAGGCGATGACTGCGGCCATCACCGAGGAGACTGTCCGCATCCTGTTCCATATCCGTGTGGAGCAGAAGGTGGAGCGTGAACCTGCTGCGAAGGTGACCGGCACCAACCGTGATGATTCTGCGGTGCAGGCTCCCAAGCGAAGAGATGTGCAGAAGATCTATCCGAATGATCCGTGTCCGTGTGGAAGCGGGAAGAAGTATAAGCAGTGCTGCGGCAGGAAGCGGATCTAG
- the prfB gene encoding peptide chain release factor 2 (programmed frameshift), producing MVELDQFKYRLSTFEKPLVEVRDSLDLDNKVRRIDELDKSMEEPGFWDDAEKSTKLVQEAKNLKDTVELYHGLEQQYEDIQVMIEMGYEENDPSLIPEIEEMLGAFEADLEKLRLETLLSGEYDKYNAILRLNAGAGGTESCDWCSMLYRMYCRWADKMGYKTEVLDFLDGDEAGIKSVTIQINGENAFGYLKSERGVHRLVRISPFNAAGKRQTSFVSCDVMPDIEEDLDVDINQDDLRIDTYRSSGAGGQHINKTSSAIRITHIPTGVVVQCQNERSQFQNKDKAMQMLKAKLYMLKQQENAEKLSDIRGDVKDIGWGNQIRSYVLQPYTMVKDLRTGEETGNVANVLDGGLDLFISAYLRWLSLGCPDRRTSGDD from the exons GTGGTAGAATTAGATCAGTTTAAGTACAGATTATCAACGTTTGAAAAACCATTAGTGGAAGTGAGGGATTCACTT GACCTGGACAACAAGGTCAGACGAATCGATGAATTAGACAAATCCATGGAGGAACCGGGATTCTGGGATGACGCGGAAAAGTCCACCAAACTGGTGCAGGAAGCGAAGAATCTCAAGGATACAGTGGAGCTTTACCATGGTCTGGAACAGCAGTATGAGGATATCCAGGTGATGATCGAGATGGGGTACGAGGAAAATGACCCGTCCCTGATCCCGGAGATCGAGGAGATGCTCGGGGCGTTTGAGGCGGATTTGGAAAAACTCAGGCTGGAAACTCTGCTGTCCGGTGAATATGACAAGTACAATGCCATTCTGCGCCTCAACGCGGGCGCGGGCGGCACGGAATCCTGTGACTGGTGCAGCATGCTTTACCGCATGTACTGCCGTTGGGCAGACAAGATGGGCTACAAGACCGAAGTGCTGGACTTTTTGGACGGTGACGAGGCGGGCATCAAGTCTGTGACCATCCAGATCAACGGGGAAAATGCATTCGGCTACTTAAAGTCAGAGCGCGGCGTTCACCGGCTGGTGCGGATCTCTCCGTTCAACGCGGCAGGCAAACGCCAGACCTCCTTTGTATCCTGTGATGTGATGCCGGATATTGAGGAAGACTTGGATGTGGATATCAACCAGGACGACTTGCGTATCGATACCTATCGTTCCAGCGGCGCGGGCGGACAGCATATCAATAAAACCTCCTCTGCCATCCGGATCACTCATATCCCTACTGGAGTTGTGGTACAGTGCCAGAATGAGCGCTCTCAGTTCCAGAACAAGGATAAGGCCATGCAGATGCTGAAAGCGAAGCTTTACATGCTGAAGCAGCAGGAGAATGCGGAGAAGCTTTCTGATATCCGTGGAGACGTGAAGGATATCGGCTGGGGCAACCAGATCCGTTCCTACGTGCTGCAGCCTTACACCATGGTGAAGGATCTGCGGACCGGAGAAGAGACCGGGAACGTGGCGAATGTGCTGGACGGCGGGCTGGATCTCTTTATCAGCGCGTACTTGAGGTGGCTGAGCCTTGGATGTCCGGACAGACGGACCTCCGGGGACGATTAA